The proteins below are encoded in one region of Akkermansiaceae bacterium:
- a CDS encoding arylsulfatase produces MLLITSLLSSVFVQAAEKPNIVFILADDLGSGDLSCYNKDSKIPTPHLDALAAEGMRFTDAHSNSSVCTPTRYGVLTGRYAWRSRLKRGVLNGFSPALIEEGRETVASLLKKQGYHTACIGKWHLGMNFAKKGRHWDHTQPIKRGPTTLGFDYFLGISASLDMPPYTLIKNDRVVSQPTESIGDSTYPKYWRKGAIAKDFVHEDYLPLVGKQAVEFISSQSEETPFFLYLPLPAPHKPVVPNADFRGKTKANDYGDYVHEMDWVIGQVIDSLQQKGFFKNTLLIVTSDNASFAVPEQYGVVQTGHSPNHIYKGQKTDAYEGGHRVPYIVTWPGKAASGTVSTQVVCTTDLMATAAEVSGTTLEKDAGEDSYSIVPVLTGKQGDKALREATVHHSISGMFAIRKGKWKLIVGRGSGGRTKVDKSDKSKLQLFDMEADVRETKNVYHAHPEIVQELTTLLNKYKSSGRSTPTQQ; encoded by the coding sequence ATCCTACTCATCACCAGCCTGCTCTCCAGTGTCTTTGTGCAGGCCGCTGAAAAACCTAACATTGTTTTCATCCTCGCCGATGACCTGGGCTCCGGCGACCTCTCCTGCTACAACAAGGACTCGAAAATCCCGACCCCACACCTCGATGCTCTCGCCGCTGAAGGCATGCGGTTTACTGATGCGCACAGCAACTCCTCGGTCTGCACCCCGACCCGTTATGGCGTGCTGACAGGACGCTACGCATGGCGCAGTCGACTCAAAAGAGGCGTCCTCAATGGCTTTAGCCCCGCACTGATCGAGGAAGGCCGCGAGACCGTGGCCTCCTTGCTCAAAAAACAAGGCTACCACACCGCCTGCATCGGCAAGTGGCACCTCGGCATGAATTTCGCCAAAAAGGGCAGGCATTGGGATCACACCCAACCGATCAAACGTGGACCAACCACTCTGGGCTTCGACTACTTTCTCGGCATCAGCGCATCACTCGATATGCCACCCTACACGCTGATAAAAAATGACCGGGTCGTTTCCCAGCCGACCGAAAGCATCGGTGATTCAACCTACCCCAAATACTGGCGCAAAGGTGCCATCGCCAAGGATTTTGTGCACGAGGATTACCTCCCCCTTGTCGGCAAACAGGCCGTTGAATTCATCTCATCACAAAGCGAAGAGACCCCCTTCTTCCTCTATCTCCCCCTCCCCGCTCCGCACAAACCCGTTGTTCCCAACGCCGATTTCCGCGGCAAAACCAAAGCCAACGACTACGGTGACTACGTGCACGAAATGGACTGGGTGATCGGCCAGGTGATCGATTCGCTTCAACAAAAAGGGTTCTTCAAAAACACCCTGCTCATCGTCACCAGCGACAATGCCTCCTTTGCCGTGCCAGAACAATACGGCGTCGTCCAGACAGGTCACTCCCCCAACCACATCTACAAAGGTCAGAAAACCGACGCCTACGAAGGTGGCCACCGGGTTCCCTACATCGTCACCTGGCCCGGCAAGGCAGCCTCGGGAACTGTGAGTACACAAGTCGTCTGCACCACCGACCTGATGGCAACCGCCGCCGAGGTATCGGGCACCACTCTCGAAAAAGACGCCGGCGAAGACAGCTACAGCATCGTGCCCGTACTCACCGGCAAACAGGGCGACAAGGCACTCCGCGAGGCCACCGTCCACCACTCCATCAGCGGCATGTTTGCCATCCGCAAAGGCAAGTGGAAACTCATTGTCGGCCGCGGCTCCGGAGGCCGGACCAAGGTTGACAAGTCAGACAAAAGCAAACTCCAACTTTTCGATATGGAGGCTGATGTACGAGAAACAAAAAACGTCTATCACGCCCACCCGGAAATCGTTCAGGAGCTAACCACCCTACTGAATAAATACAAATCCAGCGGTCGGAGTACGCCAACGCAACAGTAA
- a CDS encoding TraR/DksA C4-type zinc finger protein translates to MTENEKNELRAALVGQRNHVLRDVNRHGVKTGVGSGVIADETERADVIAENMVEHRLGFSESKLLEKIEYALERLDEGSYGICDDCKKPINIERLKAKPSVSLCIKCQTAKEALMSR, encoded by the coding sequence ATGACTGAAAACGAAAAAAATGAACTGCGTGCAGCTCTGGTTGGTCAACGAAATCACGTACTCAGAGATGTCAATCGGCATGGGGTGAAGACGGGAGTTGGCAGCGGGGTTATTGCGGATGAAACGGAGCGGGCTGATGTGATCGCCGAAAACATGGTAGAGCATCGGTTAGGATTTTCTGAGAGTAAGCTGCTGGAGAAAATCGAGTATGCCCTGGAGCGGCTTGACGAGGGGAGCTACGGAATTTGCGATGACTGTAAAAAGCCGATTAACATCGAGCGTCTGAAGGCCAAGCCCTCTGTATCGCTCTGTATCAAATGCCAGACCGCGAAGGAGGCGTTGATGAGTCGTTAA
- a CDS encoding arylsulfatase has protein sequence MKYFILFALILVATVSATPPATADRPNVILILADDLGPGMLGHNGQKIVTTPHIDKLAAEGMSFSNYYGNPFCAPARWSLITGMHNGRKGSGSHTGGGKLKQLDSKKLSPEQWDAAFKKIQDNAKPVPENERFLAQVAQQAGYHTAEFGKLDIGFLTWHSLLTRHGWDHYEGYYDHVRAHGFYPAYLWRNGEKFILKGNTSIDCGKRDEKGLDPVGSGGETYSQDVFQEGILKYIREHKNERFFLYHPTQLPHGPVAVNKLHPDYENRNDLTLSEKKYATMVKMLDDTVGAIMAELKTQGIDDKTIVFFSSDNGHETYYMNNKGKLPKHTWRSGKLADGSKANLTDKKWRTSNGGDIFDGAGGRAGLKWCAFQGGVNCPMIVRWPGKIKAGSKTPLLSTHYDFMPTLADITGIAPPAKKDGISYLPTLLGKNQTHDHDWIFIQSGGPMGKSTLITRKGWKLIQLKDNRFQLYDILKDPGEHHNIAKQHPEVVKTLIPIFKAQLNSERVDLK, from the coding sequence ATGAAATATTTCATCCTTTTTGCCCTCATCCTTGTCGCCACTGTTTCGGCAACTCCGCCAGCTACCGCCGACCGCCCCAACGTCATCCTGATCCTGGCAGACGACCTCGGCCCGGGCATGCTCGGCCACAATGGACAGAAAATTGTCACCACCCCACATATCGACAAACTGGCCGCCGAGGGCATGAGTTTCTCCAACTACTACGGCAACCCCTTCTGTGCGCCGGCCCGCTGGAGTCTGATCACCGGCATGCACAACGGTCGGAAAGGCTCAGGCTCACATACGGGTGGAGGCAAACTCAAACAACTCGATTCAAAAAAACTCAGCCCGGAACAATGGGACGCTGCATTCAAGAAAATCCAGGACAACGCGAAACCGGTGCCGGAAAACGAGCGATTCCTCGCCCAGGTCGCCCAGCAAGCCGGATACCACACCGCTGAGTTTGGCAAACTCGATATCGGCTTCCTCACCTGGCACTCGCTGCTCACCCGCCACGGTTGGGATCACTACGAGGGATACTACGATCACGTCCGCGCCCACGGGTTCTACCCAGCTTACCTCTGGCGCAACGGGGAAAAATTCATACTCAAAGGCAACACCTCCATCGATTGCGGCAAACGAGATGAAAAGGGACTGGACCCTGTAGGTTCAGGTGGTGAGACCTACTCCCAGGACGTTTTTCAGGAGGGCATCCTCAAATACATCCGCGAACACAAAAATGAACGATTCTTCCTCTACCACCCTACCCAGCTCCCCCACGGCCCCGTGGCCGTCAACAAGCTCCATCCCGACTACGAAAACCGCAATGACCTGACTCTTTCCGAGAAAAAATACGCCACCATGGTCAAAATGTTAGACGATACCGTGGGTGCCATCATGGCAGAACTTAAAACGCAAGGCATCGACGACAAGACCATTGTCTTTTTCTCCTCCGACAATGGACATGAAACTTATTACATGAACAACAAGGGGAAACTTCCCAAGCACACCTGGAGATCAGGAAAACTTGCTGACGGGTCCAAGGCCAACCTCACGGATAAAAAATGGAGAACCTCTAACGGGGGGGACATTTTTGATGGTGCAGGTGGCCGCGCGGGACTGAAGTGGTGTGCTTTCCAGGGTGGCGTCAACTGCCCGATGATCGTGCGCTGGCCTGGTAAAATCAAAGCCGGCTCAAAGACTCCGCTTCTGTCCACCCACTACGACTTCATGCCGACCCTCGCAGACATCACAGGTATCGCACCACCTGCGAAAAAAGACGGCATTTCCTACCTCCCAACCCTCCTCGGAAAAAATCAAACCCATGACCACGACTGGATTTTCATCCAAAGCGGGGGCCCGATGGGCAAAAGCACCCTGATCACCCGCAAAGGCTGGAAGCTCATCCAACTCAAGGATAACCGTTTCCAACTCTACGACATCCTCAAAGACCCCGGCGAACATCACAACATCGCAAAACAACATCCGGAGGTAGTCAAAACTCTCATCCCCATTTTCAAAGCACAACTCAACTCGGAAAGGGTCGACCTAAAGTGA